From a single Anoplolepis gracilipes chromosome 3, ASM4749672v1, whole genome shotgun sequence genomic region:
- the LOC140663792 gene encoding uncharacterized protein, which yields MSEIEDLQDVSEQDDTQEETTETKETSNEITSLTEESDSSELSEKLSTKESEKEQREEVTKTEPEEVIDIEREEVEEEIKEEIKEEKQEEIKEKIETETLSHEESQKEETSNSELATATRSASSDDGVPSPGVEQTEPGELRIGIPSATIADDGGSGQQCRRIGSGPGVGVGEWNSLPVLVERLREALELSLATGCRRGGGDEPTATLLAEPEGSGPDRNRARRSLEQALLDGHENDPEPKKDELKFLEDLLLSDIQTALSRLRETLEHTDVATLAKHGGVSDPTSKLYLLRLVSSLLSRLQVPEEKEEEAGNGENGRTIALQSGLVVASPGRKRRGVRHTIGVSAEEIAHARKQLEESSADLARLNDQVSIRQRESWLPVSRNATSNDRHVEEIHDKYTKDVINQRQSLRDKNKDSREDTDAYRSLIPPQITYADQPNPVNGEFNIHQTRRRGSVDSYQEKESDDEEAAIRKASEEQSRVTKLAAALRQRAELISANKCNNNNNNKKFTAKKSKIKRANTVDIPSYLKLQAESLDNPGCVLLRRPINVGDKVTTNTSNLAVPSFHPKTENDKKFLALINRNNESQTYNATPGFVKSFGYTKATDMTSITNENWNSRFSNIKTAFDKPVNEAENKLSPKPQPAKRFPIVSSQTTNKKTLMGDKEHNGFPFANALKLDAGFRHAPSSLFRKIEKPQRPRSPPSYQYQRDNAPPPGNTLREKARIMFDRDSKVRQSQHPARFNENSHKSSFPRPPWLEHTDRQIEGKSNNMVTENGRLDYRLFCKQFAPFVGKNSGTPESNRSRNEESGCKPNEHVASSNEKLGVVDGKISFRMFPERESQYHLNEPRRVAIEKQANRDKFDHRSEKDIFEPIAVRDNKDLSGNESIDATLRGSSSVAIQTGVHSDHHPEEARVFRVIPRVSTTSLSTYNNASVQTYDEPEVESRKQWPTPRHVDGPLDSNYRPAEDPKHFVLDHNRNYHITATDDASRDETLPLMNKNMYHDVEEDVVRASNLMENLSLSTLNYQSPEQHERIFRISPQHEDFSSKPATDNRSPIHQNYPPYIKPYADPFQESQISNTTSREIVEEDSSYTNSGALPEEQNIQNQDISADAGVVTRYTCAIATVASTDTPESKSEETNASPVPSSPLQLWSHATSNESITTEDEIRRHNMLQQSLVRRLQNERATLNDHHASIANQSDNFNQPSDFSPLLNNVNQPSKCLPPEVPKRLETPKKLELPRRLEPPRRLETPRKLEPLKKPELPKRPELPKRSEPPKRSEPPKRPETPKRPKGPPVVSGGLLSVAPSSAFGATNRVTALRGQYEVPKPGTERKERSPISNGTMDSSDEYLVSCANKPSRSIVLSKSESWHQLAVSKNHHISSHPIQIDSSPQSLNRGTSYLPKPPTKPKSPSSFKMKKQYEASSSSINMKRMEDKVRRYFDNSTTNDNAEMRDSKNRRFSSRDSAKGPIALSRSRTMPGISEESLRLLIPAPQISTTNLNSAEVDKVFDDIFEEVVRNDDHRF from the coding sequence AGCTGGCGACCGCCACGAGAAGCGCGTCGTCGGACGACGGCGTGCCAAGTCCGGGGGTGGAACAGACAGAACCGGGTGAGCTGAGGATCGGAATACCATCGGCGACCATCGCCGACGACGGTGGCAGCGGACAGCAGTGTCGTCGCATCGGCAGCGGTCCCGGCGTAGGAGTCGGTGAGTGGAATTCATTGCCGGTACTGGTAGAACGTCTGCGCGAGGCGCTCGAGCTGTCCCTGGCGACGGGCTGCCGACGAGGCGGCGGTGACGAGCCGACGGCGACGTTGCTCGCCGAACCCGAAGGTAGCGGCCCCGACCGTAACCGCGCGCGCCGTTCCTTGGAACAGGCGTTGCTCGACGGCCACGAGAACGATCCCGAGCCGAAGAAGGATGAGCTCAAGTTCCTGGAGGATCTGCTGCTGTCGGACATTCAGACCGCGCTCTCGCGATTGCGCGAGACTCTAGAACACACGGACGTTGCGACGCTCGCCAAGCACGGCGGAGTGTCGGATCCTACGAGCAAACTTTACCTTCTGCGACTGGTGTCCAGTCTGCTGTCGCGACTGCAGGTGccggaagaaaaagaagaggaggCAGGGAACGGCGAAAACGGCAGAACGATAGCGTTGCAGAGTGGTCTCGTCGTTGCGTCACCTGGACGTAAGCGACGAGGTGTCAGGCATACTATCGGTGTCTCCGCTGAAGAAATCGCACACGCAAGAAAGCAGCTAGAAGAGAGTAGCGCCGATCTGGCGAGGCTGAACGATCAAGTCTCAATTCGACAACGGGAATCGTGGCTGCCCGTGTCGCGTAACGCGACAAGTAATGACAGGCACGTGGAGGAGATCCACGACAAGTACACAAAGGACGTGATTAATCAGCGTCAGTCATTGCGTGACAAAAACAAAGACTCTCGTGAGGATACTGACGCATATCGCTCGCTGATTCCGCCTCAAATCACTTACGCAGATCAGCCTAATCCGGTGAATGgtgaatttaatatacatcaGACCCGGCGTCGGGGTAGCGTAGACAGTTATCAGGAGAAGGAGAGCGACGACGAGGAAGCCGCAATCAGGAAGGCGAGTGAAGAACAGAGTCGAGTGACGAAGCTCGCGGCAGCTCTTCGGCAACGCGCGGAATTGATTAGCGCGAACAAGTGTaacaacaacaataataacaagaaATTTACGGCAAAAAAGTCGAAAATCAAGCGCGCCAACACCGTCGATATACCAAGCTACCTGAAGCTACAGGCCGAGAGTCTCGACAATCCCGGCTGCGTTCTGTTACGACGTCCCATCAACGTAGGCGACAAGGTCACTACGAACACGTCCAATCTTGCCGTGCCATCGTTTCATCCCAAAACGGAGAACGATAAAAAGTTTCTCGCACTCATCAACCGGAACAACGAGTCGCAAACGTACAACGCTACGCCCGGCTTCGTCAAGTCTTTCGGATATACTAAAGCGACAGATATGACGTCAATAACGAACGAAAATTGGAACAGCCGGTTCTCAAACATCAAGACCGCCTTTGATAAGCCTGTAAACGAGGCGGAAAACAAATTGTCCCCTAAACCGCAACCCGCAAAACGTTTCCCCATTGTATCTTCTCAGACGACGAATAAGAAAACATTGATGGGCGATAAAGAGCACAACGGCTTTCCGTTCGCGAATGCGTTGAAGCTGGACGCGGGCTTTAGACACGCGCCATCGTCGCTGTTCCGAAAGATCGAAAAGCCGCAGAGGCCAAGGTCTCCGCCCAGTTATCAGTATCAGAGGGACAATGCACCACCGCCTGGAAATACTTTACGCGAGAAAGCCAGAATTATGTTCGATCGGGATAGCAAAGTTCGTCAATCGCAGCATCCGGCGAGATTCAACGAGAACTCCCATAAATCTTCCTTTCCGCGACCACCGTGGCTCGAGCATACGGACAGGCAGATCGAGGGTAAATCGAACAACATGGTTACCGAGAACGGACGGCTGGATTATCGGCTCTTCTGCAAGCAATTCGCACCCTTTGTCGGCAAGAACTCTGGGACTCCAGAATCCAACAGATCACGAAACGAGGAGTCTGGTTGTAAGCCCAACGAACATGTCGCGTCGTCGAACGAGAAACTAGGTGTAGTGGACGGAAAGATTTCCTTCAGGATGTTTCCTGAGAGAGAATCGCAGTATCATCTAAACGagccgcgtcgcgtcgcgatcGAGAAACAAGCAAATCGAGACAAGTTCGACCACCGCAGCGAGAAGGACATTTTCGAACCAATCGCGGTACGTGATAATAAAGACTTGTCCGGAAATGAGTCGATTGATGCAACGCTGAGAGGTAGCTCGTCTGTGGCTATCCAGACAGGCGTCCACAGTGATCATCATCCGGAAGAGGCACGTGTGTTTCGAGTGATTCCTAGAGTCTCAACAACCTCGCTGTCCACGTACAACAACGCGTCCGTCCAGACTTATGACGAGCCGGAAGTAGAATCCAGGAAGCAATGGCCAACGCCTCGACACGTTGACGGGCCATTAGATTCGAATTATCGTCCCGCCGAGGATCCGAAACATTTTGTCCTGGACCATAACCGAAATTATCATATCACGGCAACTGATGACGCTTCGAGAGACGAAACTTTGCCGTTGATGAATAAGAATATGTATCACGATGTCGAGGAAGACGTCGTTCGTGCATCCAACTTGATGGagaatctttctctttcgactCTTAATTATCAATCGCCGGAACAACACGAGCGAATCTTTCGCATAAGCCCGCAACACGAAGATTTTTCGTCTAAACCAGCGACCGATAATCGATCGCCGATACATCAGAATTACCCGCCATACATTAAACCTTATGCGGATCCGTTCCAAGAGAGTCAAATATCAAACACGACATCGCGCGAAATTGTCGAGGAAGATTCTTCATATACAAATAGCGGTGCTTTGCCAGAAGAACAGAATATTCAGAATCAGGACATCAGCGCGGACGCTGGTGTTGTCACGCGATATACCTGCGCGATCGCAACTGTCGCATCCACGGATACTCCGGAATCGAAGTCCGAAGAAACTAATGCATCGCCAGTTCCTTCGTCACCCTTGCAACTCTGGTCGCATGCGACTAGCAACGAGAGTATCACCACCGAGGATGAAATACGCCGGCATAATATGTTGCAACAAAGCTTGGTCCGTCGATTGCAAAACGAGCGAGCGACGCTAAACGATCATCACGCGTCCATCGCTAATCAGTCCGACAATTTTAATCAACCCAGCGACTTTAGTCCACTTCTAAACAATGTTAATCAGCCTTCGAAGTGTTTACCGCCAGAAGTGCCGAAAAGACTGGAAACGCCGAAAAAACTGGAATTACCGAGAAGATTGGAGCCGCCGAGAAGGTTGGAGACGCCGAGAAAATTAGAACCGTTGAAGAAGCCAGAATTACCAAAGAGGCCGGAATTACCAAAGAGATCGGAACCACCGAAGAGATCGGAACCACCGAAAAGACCGGAAACACCGAAGAGACCGAAAGGTCCACCGGTTGTCAGCGGTGGTTTGTTGTCAGTAGCACCGTCCTCGGCATTCGGGGCGACGAATCGGGTCACCGCTCTCAGAGGACAATACGAGGTGCCAAAACCGGGAACAGAGCGAAAGGAACGCTCACCGATTTCGAACGGCACGATGGATTCAAGCGACGAGTACCTGGTATCCTGTGCTAATAAACCATCCAGATCCATTGTCCTGTCCAAATCCGAATCGTGGCATCAGCTGGCAGTCTCCAAAAACCATCATATCTCGTCACATCCGATCCAGATTGACAGTTCACCGCAATCTCTCAACCGAGGCACGTCCTACCTCCCGAAACCGCCGACAAAACCCAAGTCGCCGTCGTCCTTCAAGATGAAGAAACAATACGAAGCGTCCTCGTCCTCGATCAACATGAAGAGGATGGAGGACAAGGTACGCAGGTACTTCGATAATTCGACCACGAACGACAACGCGGAGATGAGAGACTCGAAGAACAGACGTTTCTCGTCGCGTGACTCGGCCAAGGGTCCTATCGCTCTGTCCAGGAGTCGCACCATGCCAGGAATATCCGAGGAGAGTCTGCGCCTATTGATTCCGGCGCCACAGATTTCCACGACGAACCTCAACAGCGCCGAAGTGGACAAGGTGTTCGATGACATCTTCGAGGAAGTTGTCAGGAACGACGATCATCGCTTCTGA
- the LOC140663803 gene encoding transferrin-like, with protein sequence MDMIERNSEALEKDARWCVWSQSALNKCRALARAAFSKDARPRLDCILEKDEIACLKVVRDNGADITVIDGGSVKFANDNYNAKPIVAEAYGQGSTQLNEVPTVAVVKSGSSINGLYI encoded by the exons ATGGATATGATCGAGAGAAATTCCGAAGCACTAGAAAAGGACGCTCGTTGGTGCGTTTGGAGCCAAAGTGCGCTGAACAAGTGTCGCGCTCTCGCCAGAGCCGCGTTCTCCAA agATGCCAGACCTAGATTAGACTGCATACTGGAGAAGGATGAGATTGCTTGCTTGAAGGTCGTCAGAGATAATGGAGCAGACATAACTGTGATCGATGGCGGATCCGTGAAATTCGCAAACGACAATTATAACGCAAAACCGATCGTCGCTGAAGCTTATGGCCAGGGATCAACACAACTCAACGAAGTACCGACAGTCGCTGTTGTCAAGAGTGGCTCTTCCATAAacggattatatatttaa
- the LOC140663802 gene encoding smoothelin-like protein 2: MYARDCDESDVRPGLLNSRFPKKPLSPFAKFRQLDRQNSASLSPSPIKSPASEFRFKFTEPTVRDNAVQIKERLLAWCRSKTKEYENVQLDNFSTSWNNGLAFCALIHHFRPDAFDYNSLRPENRRKNFELAFTKADEVAGIAPLLDVEDMVMMQRPDWKCVFTYVQSIYRRFKDED, encoded by the exons ATGTACGCGAGAGACTGCGATGAAAGTGACGTCCGTCCGGGACTTTTAAATTCTCGGT TCCCGAAAAAGCCGCTGTCACCGTTCGCCAAGTTTCGTCAGCTTGATAGGCAGAACAGCGCTTCTTTATCGCCAAG tccTATAAAATCACCGGCGTCGGAATTTCGATTTAAATTTACCGAACCAACTGTACGAGACAATGCTGTGCAAATTAAAGAGCGACTGTTGGCATGGTGTCGGTCAAAAACCAAAGAGTATGAG AATGTGCAACTCGATAACTTTTCCACAAGCTGGAATAACGGTTTAGCATTCTGCGCGTTAATTCATCACTTTAGGCCGGACGCTTTCGATTACAATTCTTTACGTCCGGAAAATCGCAGGAAAAACTTTGAACTTGCTTTCACGAAAGCCGA cGAAGTCGCTGGAATCGCGCCATTACTTGATGTCGAAGATATGGTGATGATGCAACGACCAGATTGGAAGTGCGTCTTCACATACGTTCAATCCATCTATCGTCGCTTTAAAGATgaggattaa